In Leucobacter insecticola, one DNA window encodes the following:
- a CDS encoding multifunctional oxoglutarate decarboxylase/oxoglutarate dehydrogenase thiamine pyrophosphate-binding subunit/dihydrolipoyllysine-residue succinyltransferase subunit: MAERTEATEQVGPAGDFGANAWLVDELWKQFQLDKNSVDRSWWPVLEKYASSPGALEQQSPPGTAAQPTTMPITTVAQPARTTNVAPRTAPIPADAPRKPQAATTGAIPLPEKEAHITPLRGMARSLSKNMDQSLTVPTATSVRTVPAKLLIDNRIVINNHLRRSRGGKVSFTHLIGWAIIQTLKEFPSQNVAYAEVDGKPSIVVPPHVGFGIAIDVPKPDGTRSLLVPSIKRADTLDFNEFLAAYEDLVQRARANALGADDFQGTTISLTNPGGIGTVHSVPRLMQGQGCIIGAGALEYPAQFQGSSPEVLTNLGIGKTITLTSTYDHRVIQGAGSGEFLKIVHERLIGGHDFYEDIFAALRIPYKPVQWASDIHVDISGAIDKSARVQELINAFRVRGHLMADTDPLEYRQRTHPDLEIESHGLTFWDLDREFVTGGIGGARTMKLRDILGVLRDSYCRKIGVEYMHIQDPAQRKWMREQLEVPYQKPSHDEQLRILDKLNEAEAFETFLQTKYVGQKRFSLEGGESVIPLLDAMLIDAAEDGVDSVDIGMAHRGRLNVLSNIAGKTYGQIFREFEGAQATKTGSGDVKYHLGTTGVFTAPNGTQVPVHLAANPSHLETVNGVLEGIVRAKQDLKPIGSFTTLPLLIHGDAAMAGQGVVYETMQMSQLRGYRTGGTIHIIINNQVGFTTLPSDSRSAVYSSDVGKVVQAPIFHVNGDDPESVVRVAKLAYEFRQRFHVDVIIDLICYRRRGHNEGDDPSMTQPLMTDLIEAKRSTRRIFTSALVGRGDITEEEYEKSKQDFQARLEIAFQETHVAQTGAIPIIDQSGIGEVKELGGPGPAPLQTAVDKTVVERIGDAFANKPEGFTVHPKLQQLLNKRVEMSREGNIDWGFGELIALGSLLMEGTAVRFAGQDARRGTFAQRHAVFHDRKNGQEWIPLLNLSEDQARFWIYDSLLSEYAALAYEYGYSLQREDALVVWEAQFGDFANTAQAVVDEYIAAAEQKWGQQSSVVMLLPHGYEGQGPDHSSARIERFLQMCAEDNMIVARPSTPANYFHLLRRQAYARPRKPLIVFTPKSMLRLRGATSSVEDFTNGTFQPVLDDPQVLDQAAVERVILVSGKTYYDLRVALDKNPDPRVALVRVEQFYPIPGAQLGRVLAQYSGAELVWVQDEPENQGAWPFISLELSKHLANDRIRVVSRAASAAPSTGSAKVHAVEQEALISKALSFDSGE; this comes from the coding sequence TTGGCTGAGCGCACGGAGGCCACCGAACAGGTCGGTCCCGCAGGAGATTTCGGTGCAAACGCTTGGCTTGTCGATGAGCTGTGGAAACAGTTTCAGCTCGACAAGAACTCAGTAGACAGGTCATGGTGGCCGGTGCTCGAGAAATACGCGAGTTCACCCGGTGCGCTTGAGCAGCAATCTCCGCCGGGCACCGCAGCCCAACCGACAACGATGCCGATCACGACGGTAGCCCAGCCTGCGCGCACCACCAACGTCGCGCCACGCACGGCCCCGATCCCGGCCGACGCGCCCAGAAAACCGCAGGCTGCCACCACAGGCGCGATCCCGCTTCCAGAAAAGGAAGCGCACATTACGCCACTTCGCGGCATGGCTCGCTCGCTCTCCAAGAACATGGATCAGAGCCTCACTGTGCCCACCGCGACGAGTGTGCGCACGGTGCCAGCGAAGCTGCTCATCGACAACCGCATCGTGATCAACAATCACCTGCGTCGCAGCCGCGGCGGCAAGGTCTCCTTCACCCACCTGATCGGCTGGGCGATCATCCAAACGCTGAAGGAATTCCCGAGCCAGAACGTCGCCTACGCGGAGGTCGACGGCAAGCCCTCGATCGTCGTCCCACCACATGTCGGCTTCGGCATCGCCATCGACGTTCCAAAACCCGACGGCACTCGCTCGTTGCTGGTTCCCTCGATCAAACGCGCCGACACCCTCGACTTCAACGAGTTTCTTGCGGCCTACGAGGATCTGGTGCAGCGCGCCCGCGCCAATGCGCTCGGCGCTGACGACTTCCAGGGCACCACGATCTCCCTCACGAACCCCGGCGGCATCGGCACCGTGCACTCCGTTCCACGCCTCATGCAAGGCCAGGGTTGCATCATCGGTGCCGGCGCACTCGAGTACCCTGCGCAGTTCCAGGGATCCTCGCCCGAGGTCCTCACGAATCTCGGTATCGGCAAGACGATTACGCTCACAAGCACCTACGATCACCGGGTGATTCAGGGAGCAGGATCCGGTGAATTCTTGAAGATCGTGCATGAGCGGTTGATCGGCGGTCACGATTTCTACGAAGACATCTTCGCGGCGCTGCGCATCCCTTACAAGCCTGTGCAGTGGGCTTCCGACATCCACGTCGACATCTCCGGCGCAATTGACAAGTCTGCGCGCGTGCAAGAGCTCATCAACGCCTTCCGCGTGCGCGGTCACTTGATGGCCGATACCGATCCGCTCGAATACCGCCAACGCACCCACCCCGACCTTGAGATCGAATCCCACGGCTTGACCTTCTGGGATCTCGACCGAGAGTTCGTCACTGGCGGTATTGGTGGCGCGCGCACCATGAAACTGCGCGACATCCTCGGGGTGCTGCGTGACTCCTACTGCCGCAAAATCGGCGTGGAATACATGCACATTCAGGATCCCGCGCAGCGTAAGTGGATGCGCGAGCAGCTTGAGGTGCCGTATCAGAAGCCAAGTCACGATGAGCAGCTGCGGATCCTCGACAAGCTCAACGAGGCCGAAGCCTTCGAAACGTTCCTGCAGACAAAGTACGTCGGCCAGAAACGCTTCAGCTTGGAGGGCGGCGAGTCAGTGATCCCGCTGCTCGATGCGATGCTCATCGACGCCGCAGAAGATGGTGTCGACAGCGTCGATATCGGCATGGCGCACCGGGGCCGGCTGAACGTGCTCTCAAATATCGCGGGCAAGACCTACGGTCAGATCTTCCGAGAGTTCGAAGGGGCGCAAGCAACGAAGACCGGTTCAGGAGACGTCAAGTACCATCTCGGCACCACCGGTGTCTTCACCGCTCCAAACGGCACACAGGTACCTGTTCACCTCGCAGCGAATCCTTCGCACCTTGAGACCGTTAATGGCGTACTCGAAGGCATCGTGCGCGCGAAACAAGACCTCAAGCCGATCGGCTCCTTTACCACGCTGCCGCTGCTGATCCACGGCGACGCGGCGATGGCGGGCCAGGGCGTCGTCTATGAGACGATGCAGATGTCGCAGCTGCGTGGCTACCGCACCGGCGGCACGATCCACATCATCATCAACAATCAGGTCGGCTTCACCACGTTGCCGTCCGATTCGCGATCCGCCGTCTATTCCTCGGACGTCGGCAAAGTGGTGCAAGCACCAATTTTCCACGTCAACGGCGATGACCCCGAATCGGTCGTGCGCGTCGCGAAGCTCGCCTACGAGTTCCGTCAGCGCTTCCACGTCGACGTCATCATCGACCTGATCTGCTACCGACGTCGCGGCCACAACGAGGGTGATGACCCCTCGATGACCCAGCCGCTGATGACGGACCTGATTGAGGCAAAACGCTCAACCAGGCGGATCTTCACGAGCGCGCTCGTGGGCCGCGGTGACATCACCGAAGAAGAGTATGAGAAGTCCAAGCAGGATTTCCAGGCTCGTCTCGAGATTGCGTTCCAGGAGACTCACGTTGCACAGACCGGGGCAATCCCGATCATCGACCAGAGCGGCATCGGTGAGGTGAAGGAACTTGGCGGTCCCGGCCCCGCGCCGCTGCAGACGGCAGTAGACAAGACGGTTGTTGAACGCATCGGCGACGCCTTCGCGAACAAGCCCGAGGGCTTTACCGTGCACCCGAAGCTGCAGCAGCTGTTGAACAAGCGCGTCGAGATGAGTCGCGAGGGCAACATCGACTGGGGCTTTGGCGAACTCATCGCACTCGGGTCACTCCTCATGGAGGGCACTGCCGTTCGTTTCGCGGGGCAAGACGCGCGCCGCGGCACCTTCGCGCAGCGCCACGCGGTCTTCCACGACCGCAAGAACGGTCAAGAGTGGATCCCGCTGCTGAACCTCTCCGAGGATCAGGCGCGATTCTGGATCTACGACTCGCTGCTCTCCGAATATGCTGCGCTCGCCTACGAGTACGGCTACTCGCTGCAGCGCGAGGATGCCCTGGTGGTGTGGGAAGCGCAGTTCGGCGACTTCGCTAACACTGCTCAGGCGGTCGTCGACGAGTACATCGCCGCCGCCGAGCAAAAGTGGGGCCAGCAGTCTTCGGTTGTGATGCTGCTGCCGCACGGCTACGAGGGCCAGGGGCCGGATCACTCCTCTGCACGCATTGAGCGTTTCCTGCAGATGTGCGCGGAAGACAACATGATCGTGGCGCGCCCTTCGACCCCAGCGAACTATTTCCACTTGCTCCGTCGCCAGGCCTACGCACGCCCGCGCAAGCCACTTATTGTGTTTACGCCAAAGTCGATGCTACGTTTGCGCGGCGCAACCTCAAGCGTCGAGGACTTCACAAACGGCACATTCCAGCCGGTGCTGGATGATCCGCAGGTACTCGATCAAGCTGCTGTTGAGCGCGTGATCCTGGTGTCGGGCAAGACATACTACGATCTGCGCGTCGCCCTCGACAAGAACCCCGATCCCCGTGTCGCGCTCGTTCGCGTCGAGCAGTTCTACCCGATTCCGGGTGCCCAGCTCGGCCGTGTGCTGGCACAGTACTCGGGCGCCGAGCTGGTGTGGGTACAAGACGAGCCAGAAAACCAGGGCGCCTGGCCGTTCATCTCGCTTGAGCTGTCGAAGCATCTCGCCAATGATCGGATCCGCGTGGTGTCACGGGCGGCCTCGGCTGCTCCCTCGACCGGATCGGCAAAGGTGCATGCGGTGGAGCAGGAGGCGCTCATCTCGAAGGCGCTGAGCTTCGACAGTGGCGAGTAG
- a CDS encoding IS110 family transposase: MEHYDDVAVFIGLDVGKSEHHAVALTRDGKKLYDKPLPNTEAKIISVLDQLAEHGPALLVVDQPATIGALPVAVAQAHGVLVGYLPGLTMRRVADLHPGEAKTDARDAFIIAETARTMPSTLRSIKVADEQIAELSMLCGFDDDLAAQITQVSNRVRGLLTQIHPTLERVLGPRLDHPAILDVLQRYPSPGELRRAGQKRVAARLLKRAPRKGGAWAQEIFDALDQQTVTVTGTNAASIVLPRLAKQLSELRQQRTDIASEVEKIVEAHPLHPVLTSMPGVGVRTAARLLTEIVGKHFPTAGHLASYAGLAPVTRRSGTSIRGEHPSKRGNKVLKRAMFLSAFAALRDPESRAYYDRKIAQGKRHNQALIALARRRCDVLHAMIRTGSLYQPRTQSETALAA; this comes from the coding sequence ATTGAGCACTACGACGACGTCGCGGTCTTCATCGGCCTCGATGTCGGCAAGAGCGAGCATCACGCGGTCGCGCTCACCCGCGACGGGAAGAAGCTCTACGACAAGCCGCTCCCGAACACCGAAGCCAAGATCATATCGGTGCTAGATCAACTCGCTGAGCACGGCCCCGCTCTGCTGGTCGTTGACCAGCCCGCCACGATCGGGGCGCTCCCCGTCGCCGTCGCGCAAGCGCATGGTGTGCTCGTCGGGTATCTCCCCGGCCTCACGATGCGCCGCGTCGCTGACCTCCACCCCGGTGAAGCGAAGACCGACGCACGGGACGCGTTCATCATCGCGGAGACCGCCCGCACGATGCCCTCAACTCTGCGATCGATCAAAGTCGCCGATGAGCAGATCGCGGAACTCTCGATGCTGTGTGGCTTCGATGATGATCTTGCCGCGCAAATCACGCAAGTCTCCAACCGCGTTCGAGGTCTCCTCACCCAGATCCATCCCACCCTGGAACGGGTACTCGGGCCGCGTCTGGATCATCCCGCGATCCTCGATGTGCTGCAGCGTTACCCATCACCGGGTGAGTTGCGCCGAGCCGGGCAGAAGCGCGTCGCGGCCAGGCTCCTCAAGCGTGCCCCGCGCAAGGGCGGGGCATGGGCGCAGGAGATCTTCGACGCCCTCGATCAACAGACCGTGACGGTCACCGGCACGAACGCCGCGAGTATCGTGCTGCCACGGCTCGCGAAGCAACTCAGCGAACTCCGCCAGCAACGCACCGATATCGCGTCCGAGGTTGAGAAGATCGTGGAAGCGCACCCTCTTCACCCGGTCCTGACGAGTATGCCGGGAGTCGGCGTCAGGACCGCAGCCAGACTCCTCACCGAGATCGTCGGGAAACATTTCCCCACGGCCGGGCACCTCGCGTCTTACGCCGGGCTCGCGCCCGTCACCCGCCGATCCGGCACCTCGATCCGCGGCGAACACCCCTCAAAGCGCGGCAACAAGGTCCTGAAACGTGCAATGTTTCTTTCCGCGTTTGCAGCGCTCCGAGATCCCGAATCACGGGCCTACTACGACCGGAAGATCGCGCAAGGCAAACGCCATAACCAAGCACTCATCGCACTGGCGAGGCGCCGCTGCGACGTCCTCCACGCAATGATCAGAACCGGCAGCCTCTACCAGCCACGAACCCAATCAGAAACCGCCCTCGCCGCTTGA
- a CDS encoding ABC transporter ATP-binding protein, which yields MRQEDSSAPIIELSEVTRLFAGPPQVFALRGVDLRVERGDYLAIVGPSGSGKSTMLNILGLLDRPTTGNFLFEGVDVSELDDDGRTALRGQAIGFVFQSFHLLAARSVLANVMLAAAYAGVPRDEREDLARIALDRVGLGHRLNFSPATLSGGERQRVAIARAVCTSPRLLLADEPTGNLDRENSEAVISLFDELSADGLTIIMITHDESVAAAAKRRARISDGELLEIT from the coding sequence GTGAGGCAGGAGGACTCTTCAGCACCCATCATCGAGCTCAGCGAGGTAACGCGCTTGTTTGCGGGGCCGCCGCAGGTGTTCGCGCTGCGCGGGGTGGATCTCAGAGTGGAACGCGGCGACTATCTCGCGATCGTGGGTCCCTCTGGATCTGGGAAATCAACGATGCTCAACATTCTCGGCCTGCTTGACCGGCCAACAACCGGGAATTTCTTATTCGAGGGGGTCGATGTCTCCGAGCTTGACGACGACGGCCGCACGGCACTGCGCGGTCAGGCAATCGGCTTCGTGTTCCAATCGTTTCATCTGCTTGCTGCTCGAAGCGTACTCGCGAACGTGATGCTTGCCGCGGCCTACGCTGGGGTCCCACGGGATGAGCGCGAGGACCTTGCCCGCATAGCTCTCGACCGGGTCGGTCTTGGACACAGACTCAATTTCTCCCCCGCAACCCTCTCCGGCGGTGAACGGCAGCGTGTCGCCATCGCCCGGGCCGTGTGCACGTCACCTCGACTGTTGCTCGCCGATGAACCGACTGGCAACCTCGACCGCGAAAACTCAGAGGCCGTGATTTCGCTCTTTGACGAGCTCAGCGCCGACGGTCTCACCATCATCATGATCACCCACGACGAATCCGTTGCCGCTGCAGCAAAGCGCCGGGCCCGCATTTCCGACGGCGAACTCTTGGAGATAACGTGA
- a CDS encoding FAD-dependent oxidoreductase has translation MTTALRPHFAIVGSGPSGCYLAQSLLRGFPHSAITVFDRLVSPFGLIRYGVAADHQHTKAITRQFERLFQNPAVRFAGNVEVGRDVSLDELRESYDAVILATGLSADRGLDLPGSTLPGVIGAGAITRALNAHPDEPAALPPLGSDVVLLGAGNVALDILRFLVKGRDGYIESDIADPTLNSYLSDPALRITMVSRSTAPFTKGDPLMIRELAELPRASYVADSLLTRTPQAAAPERELDRVEAARIAAWEALLSPDRGEHPGPQVSLTFGAIPCRILGDAHVEGVEVLVDEKRVTIPASSVITAVGFAASGHLAHLLSASSEIGLIDTGLYRTGWAKRGPRGAIPENRACAKAVAAEITADIASGKLPVLASRLGFSGLPARVSTVAINYEQWLTLEAHEREHAPSDRIRQKISEHDRMVAIARGEASDPASTA, from the coding sequence ATGACGACTGCGTTGCGCCCCCACTTCGCCATCGTAGGGAGTGGTCCTTCCGGCTGCTATCTGGCACAGAGTTTGCTGCGGGGTTTCCCCCACTCCGCAATCACCGTGTTTGACCGGCTTGTCTCCCCGTTCGGGCTGATCCGCTACGGGGTCGCTGCCGACCATCAACATACAAAGGCAATCACACGCCAGTTTGAACGGCTCTTTCAGAATCCGGCGGTGCGATTCGCGGGTAACGTCGAGGTGGGGCGTGACGTGTCGCTCGATGAATTGCGCGAATCCTATGACGCGGTAATTCTAGCGACCGGTTTGAGTGCTGATCGCGGCCTCGATCTTCCTGGGAGCACGCTCCCCGGCGTCATTGGGGCGGGCGCCATCACACGCGCGCTCAATGCGCACCCCGATGAGCCGGCTGCGCTTCCCCCGCTCGGCAGCGACGTGGTGCTTTTAGGAGCCGGCAACGTTGCACTCGATATTCTGCGGTTCCTGGTGAAAGGCCGCGACGGCTACATCGAGAGTGACATTGCGGATCCCACCCTCAACAGTTACCTCTCTGATCCGGCGCTGCGGATCACGATGGTGAGCCGATCCACCGCCCCTTTCACAAAGGGTGACCCGTTGATGATTCGCGAGCTTGCTGAGCTGCCACGAGCGAGCTACGTTGCTGACAGTCTTCTGACGCGCACCCCCCAAGCAGCCGCTCCCGAGCGAGAGCTCGATCGCGTCGAGGCCGCTCGGATCGCTGCGTGGGAGGCGCTTCTCTCGCCCGATCGCGGCGAGCACCCCGGCCCCCAGGTGTCGCTGACCTTTGGCGCAATTCCCTGCAGAATACTCGGCGACGCGCACGTCGAGGGTGTTGAAGTTCTGGTCGACGAAAAGCGTGTAACGATCCCCGCAAGCTCGGTTATTACGGCGGTAGGATTCGCGGCCAGCGGCCACCTCGCACATCTGCTATCCGCAAGTTCAGAAATCGGGCTGATCGACACCGGCCTGTACCGGACGGGCTGGGCGAAACGCGGTCCGCGGGGTGCGATCCCGGAAAACCGAGCCTGCGCAAAAGCTGTGGCCGCAGAAATCACCGCCGATATCGCATCGGGGAAGCTCCCGGTTTTGGCGAGTAGACTCGGCTTCTCCGGGCTCCCCGCCCGGGTCAGTACCGTGGCGATCAACTATGAGCAGTGGCTCACACTTGAGGCGCACGAACGCGAACATGCTCCCTCGGATCGCATCCGGCAAAAGATTTCAGAGCACGACCGCATGGTCGCCATTGCACGCGGTGAGGCGTCAGATCCCGCAAGCACCGCGTGA
- a CDS encoding hemolysin family protein, producing the protein MSDWLGILWLVLLLIANAFFVGAEFAVISARRSQIEPKAEAGSKRAKTALYAMEHATLMLATAQLGITVCSLLILNVSEPAIHHLLEGPLAWTGLSAEVVNVTAFVITLLGVSYLHVVFGEMVPKNAAFSMPDQAVLLLAPPLVWVSHVLRHIISALNAIANGVLRLFKVEPKSETNSTFTLEEVASIVSHSTREGVLEDRSGALTAAFEFTTKQAKDLLVPLDRLVVLPAGATPLDVETAVVRHGFSRYLVAAASGELVGYVHIKDLVRLGENRIAEPIPAKRIREMVTLHADTELEDVLARMQARGIHLARISNGEGVELGVVFLEDVIEELVGEVHDATRRRRFL; encoded by the coding sequence ATGAGTGACTGGCTAGGAATCCTCTGGCTCGTGCTGTTGCTCATCGCCAACGCATTCTTTGTCGGTGCTGAGTTTGCGGTGATCTCGGCGAGACGATCCCAGATTGAGCCAAAGGCTGAAGCGGGCTCCAAGCGTGCGAAGACCGCGCTCTATGCCATGGAACATGCGACGCTGATGCTTGCGACGGCGCAGCTCGGGATCACGGTATGTTCACTTCTGATCCTGAACGTCTCGGAACCGGCGATCCACCATCTGCTCGAGGGCCCACTCGCTTGGACGGGCCTGTCTGCTGAGGTGGTCAACGTCACGGCGTTCGTGATCACGCTGCTCGGTGTCTCGTATCTCCACGTTGTGTTTGGTGAGATGGTGCCGAAGAACGCTGCGTTCTCGATGCCAGACCAGGCTGTGCTGCTGCTCGCTCCGCCGCTCGTGTGGGTGTCGCATGTGTTGCGCCACATCATTTCGGCACTCAATGCGATCGCAAACGGGGTGCTGCGCCTCTTCAAAGTCGAACCAAAATCGGAGACCAATAGTACCTTCACGCTGGAAGAGGTTGCGAGCATCGTCAGTCACTCCACCCGCGAAGGAGTGCTGGAGGACCGCAGCGGGGCCCTCACTGCTGCGTTTGAGTTCACTACCAAACAGGCGAAAGACCTGTTGGTGCCGCTCGATCGACTGGTGGTGTTGCCCGCCGGTGCTACTCCGCTTGATGTTGAAACCGCGGTCGTGCGGCACGGCTTCTCCAGGTACCTCGTAGCGGCTGCGAGCGGCGAGCTTGTCGGCTACGTGCACATTAAGGATCTGGTGCGCCTGGGTGAAAATCGGATCGCTGAGCCGATCCCGGCAAAGCGGATTCGTGAGATGGTGACGCTGCACGCTGATACCGAGCTGGAAGATGTGCTCGCGCGCATGCAGGCGCGGGGGATCCATCTCGCGCGGATTTCGAATGGCGAGGGTGTCGAGCTCGGCGTCGTCTTCCTTGAGGATGTCATCGAGGAACTGGTCGGTGAGGTGCACGACGCGACTCGGCGGAGGCGCTTCTTGTGA
- a CDS encoding ABC transporter permease translates to MRAAWRRLRAVFTRRGEQPGHGTHRTGFTGKDLLFEALDGVGARPGRLLITLLGTVLGIASLVATIGFAQTAAGQISQKFDALAATRVTIEPGTSSGPGNKDRATSRIPWDSVDRVTPLAGVERAALYAKLDDQLRVDAVRVQDPSATPVAPPPVVAASADLQHIVDGRIRTGRFFDIGHERRGDRVVVLGERAAEKLGINRVAGQPAVFIEDRAYTVIGILDKVGARDSLLDSVILPITTARNELSLSAPASLDISIAVGAGPVVARQAPIALNPEDPKAYKVAAPPSSSELQSQLEADVNVLFIAIGIVALIGGGVGIANVTLLSVGERRGEIGLRRALGARTRDIARQFMLESITTGLLGGLIGVAVGLFGLIIVCLTQQWTPVLAPWAAPVGVLVGAAVGLAAGAYPALKAARIEPVDALRDV, encoded by the coding sequence GTGAGGGCGGCCTGGCGGAGGCTGCGCGCCGTCTTCACCCGCCGAGGCGAACAGCCCGGGCACGGCACGCACCGCACAGGCTTCACGGGCAAAGACCTACTGTTTGAGGCACTCGACGGGGTCGGCGCACGACCGGGCCGTCTCCTGATCACCCTGCTCGGCACGGTGCTCGGGATCGCTTCTCTCGTCGCCACGATTGGCTTTGCGCAGACGGCCGCGGGGCAGATCTCTCAGAAGTTTGATGCGCTCGCGGCGACGAGGGTGACGATTGAACCGGGAACTTCATCGGGGCCGGGCAACAAAGACCGGGCGACCTCGCGCATTCCGTGGGACTCCGTTGACCGCGTCACCCCACTCGCGGGTGTTGAACGGGCGGCGCTCTACGCGAAACTCGATGACCAGTTGCGGGTTGATGCAGTGCGGGTGCAGGACCCCTCGGCGACACCGGTCGCTCCGCCACCGGTCGTCGCCGCTTCTGCGGATCTCCAACACATCGTTGACGGTCGCATTCGGACGGGCAGATTCTTCGATATCGGCCACGAACGCCGCGGCGACCGCGTGGTGGTGCTCGGGGAGCGGGCCGCGGAAAAGCTCGGCATCAACCGAGTTGCCGGCCAGCCCGCCGTGTTTATCGAGGATCGCGCCTACACAGTGATCGGGATCCTCGACAAGGTGGGGGCGCGGGATTCGCTGCTGGATTCGGTGATTCTGCCGATCACCACCGCACGCAACGAGCTCAGTCTCAGTGCCCCAGCTAGCCTTGATATCTCGATCGCGGTGGGTGCGGGCCCCGTCGTCGCCAGGCAGGCGCCGATTGCGTTAAACCCCGAGGATCCGAAGGCCTACAAGGTTGCCGCACCACCTTCTTCGAGTGAGCTGCAATCCCAGCTCGAGGCGGACGTCAACGTGCTGTTCATCGCGATCGGGATCGTGGCGCTCATCGGTGGCGGCGTTGGGATCGCCAACGTCACGCTCCTTTCGGTCGGCGAGCGGAGAGGTGAAATCGGGCTGCGTCGCGCTCTCGGAGCGAGAACCCGCGACATCGCCAGACAATTTATGCTCGAGTCAATCACCACGGGCTTGCTCGGCGGGCTCATCGGTGTGGCCGTCGGGCTTTTCGGGCTCATTATTGTGTGCCTGACTCAGCAGTGGACCCCGGTGCTCGCGCCGTGGGCGGCCCCCGTCGGCGTTTTGGTCGGTGCGGCTGTCGGCCTTGCAGCGGGAGCCTACCCTGCACTGAAGGCGGCGCGCATCGAACCCGTTGATGCGCTGCGCGACGTGTGA
- a CDS encoding hemolysin family protein, whose translation MNDWILFSLGILLTVGTGIFVASEFSLVALDRQDLERRRIGGENGLDRVIRGLSRTSTHLSSAQLGITLTTLLAGYTFEPAISGFLNTPLAALGVPDELRRTISAPLAIVFATVFSMIIGELVPKNFAISRPLATAKLVMPAQAAFTATFKPAVALLNGSANGILRSMGIEPKEELSGARSAEELSSLVRHSASAGLLEADTATLLDRTLRFAERTAADVMTPRLKIQSLQRLEPAQAILELSGRSGLSRFPVIDEDRDDVIGVVHVKQAVAVPRHKRAEVPVAALAEDVVRVPETMRLDQLLEELRTSGFQLAIVVDEYGGTAGIVTLEDLVEEIIGEVSDEHDRAAAGVIGTADDMLFPADLRPDEVLEQTGIVIPEDDEYDTVAGFVLRELGRIPETGDEVTLPDVGTLRVERMDGRRIARLRFRSIPRSTDDREVTDHSEGSDA comes from the coding sequence GTGAACGACTGGATACTGTTTAGCCTCGGCATTCTTCTCACCGTTGGTACGGGAATCTTCGTCGCCTCAGAGTTCTCGCTCGTTGCGCTTGATCGCCAGGACCTTGAACGCCGCCGCATAGGCGGAGAAAACGGACTCGACAGAGTTATCCGCGGGCTCTCCCGCACCTCAACGCACCTCTCCAGCGCGCAGCTCGGCATCACACTCACGACGCTGCTCGCCGGGTACACCTTTGAGCCCGCCATCAGCGGGTTTCTCAATACCCCGCTGGCCGCCCTGGGGGTGCCTGATGAACTGCGGCGAACCATCAGCGCGCCGCTCGCGATCGTGTTTGCCACGGTATTTTCCATGATCATCGGCGAACTCGTCCCTAAGAATTTCGCTATTTCACGGCCGCTTGCAACTGCCAAGCTCGTGATGCCGGCGCAGGCTGCATTTACTGCGACGTTTAAGCCCGCCGTCGCCCTGCTCAACGGCAGCGCGAACGGGATCCTGCGCAGCATGGGGATCGAGCCGAAAGAAGAGCTCTCCGGTGCACGCTCAGCCGAAGAGCTGTCCTCTCTCGTGCGTCACTCCGCGAGTGCTGGGCTGCTCGAAGCCGATACGGCGACGCTCCTCGATCGCACCCTGCGCTTTGCCGAGCGTACCGCCGCCGACGTGATGACCCCGCGTCTGAAGATTCAAAGCCTGCAGCGACTCGAACCCGCCCAGGCGATCCTGGAACTTTCCGGTCGTAGCGGGCTGTCACGTTTTCCCGTGATCGACGAGGATCGTGACGATGTGATCGGTGTGGTTCACGTGAAGCAGGCCGTCGCTGTGCCCCGCCACAAACGCGCTGAGGTTCCGGTTGCAGCGCTCGCAGAAGACGTGGTGCGCGTTCCAGAAACCATGCGCCTCGACCAACTCCTTGAAGAGCTCCGCACGAGCGGGTTCCAGCTCGCGATTGTCGTCGACGAATACGGCGGCACTGCCGGAATCGTTACGCTTGAAGATCTCGTCGAAGAGATCATTGGAGAAGTTTCCGACGAGCACGACCGGGCAGCCGCTGGAGTGATTGGAACCGCCGACGACATGCTGTTCCCAGCGGATCTGAGACCAGACGAGGTGCTCGAACAGACAGGGATCGTGATTCCAGAAGACGACGAGTACGACACCGTCGCAGGGTTCGTGCTCCGTGAACTTGGCCGGATCCCGGAAACCGGTGACGAGGTGACTCTGCCGGATGTCGGCACCCTGCGTGTGGAACGAATGGACGGCCGCCGGATCGCGCGTCTGCGTTTCAGAAGCATCCCGAGGTCCACCGACGACCGTGAAGTGACAGACCACAGCGAAGGGAGTGACGCATGA